AATCACAGTTTGGGCAGCCACACATCATAAGGTGcatcagagagagaggggaaaaaaaaaggaaatatgaaGGGGAATAGTGGATGAGGGGGTAACAACCCAGTCTCCTACTGGGTGATCATTACAGTGGGTACACTGTGTAGGGACTGTATGAGTACGTACGTGTGTGAGTACCATATGGgggctgtgtgtgtacagtgtgggTACTATGTGGATAGCATACCCCGTGAGTACAGTGTGGGTACTGTTTTAGTGCTGTCTGTGTAAGTACTGTGAGGTACAGTTGCATACTGTGTGGGTATTGTATATGCGTGATGAGTGTGTAAGTAcagttgtgtattgtgtgagcACAGTGTaggtatactgtagatactaTGCAAGTCCGGTGTGGGTACTATATATACAATACTTACACAGTGACAGCGGAACACCGTAAATGAGAAAGAGGGATGTGAGACAATGCCTCAGAGtgatatgtatgtatgtatacgcAGGCGAACAGAGATGCAGTGTTGAGTCGTATACCTGAACACAGTGCTGATCGGGTTTTAAGTCTGCAGAGTGCGTCTGTAGTGTATGATCTGCTCACTATCGCACTGGGACGACGTGGACAATATGAAATGCTGTCTGAGGTAAAGCTCCGCCATTTACTATACTTGCAACAACACTTGTTAAAAACAAGCCCTTAAAACTGGaaaatgtgggtgtgtgtgttttcagtgcTTGGAGAGAGCGATGAAGTTTGCATTTGAGGAATTCCACCTGTGGTACCAGCTGGCGCTTTCACTGATGGCAGCAGGAAAGGTGTGTAATTTCGGCTGTGTCCTAAACACCTATTCATTATGGGTAACAACACACAGACATGCCCAGGGAATGAACACTCTGTGTTTATAAAACACAGTTTGTGTTTTCTAGTGATTATGCGACACATAAAGcctacattgtgtgtgtgtgtgtgtgtgtagtctgcaCGGGCAGTGAAGGTTTTGAAGGAGTGTATGCGGCTGAAACCTGATGATGCTACCATCCCGCTGCTTGCTGTAAAGCTGTGTATAGGAAACCTGCACTGGGTCAGTCCCAAATCTATTCTTGCTTAATACATAGTGCACTGACGTAAGGAAGAGAATAAGTCTTGTTCActaatgcgtgtgtgtgcacgtataGCTGGATGAAGGGGAGTGTTTCGCGCAGATGGTTGTAGACATGCAAGATAAAGCAGCAGAGTTCAAGGCAAAAGGTTACCTCGCACTTGGCCTCGTCTACAGCCTCAAGGCTACAGACGGTGAGCGCGcacactttctcacacacacactctctcacacatacccctatacaaaaatatgaatacacacacacacaaaaaaaaaaaaatcagctgatccagtgtactgtgtgtatgtctgcAGCGTCTCTGAGGAGTGTACAGGAGGAGTATCAGAAGAAAGCCCTGGGAGCGTTTCAAAGGTGCCATTACGTGTTTATTACAAGCTCATTAGATGTTTATAAGTAAAGGAGTCAGTGTGAGAGTAATGTGGTAATAGAAGGTAATGTGGTGTAGAGGAAGGAGTATATATAACATAGCCTAAttatgtagaaaataaagtttgtGCTCTGGTGGACtgatctgtttgtgtgtgtgtgtgtgtgtgtgtgtcagagctcAGTCTCTCGCTCCTACAGATCACCTGGCTGTGTTCTACTTGGCTCTGCAGCTTGCAGTGTCTCGCCaggtaatatatatacatatatatgtgtatagatatgtgtgtgtgtgtgtgcgcgtgttctTCTGTCTttggttaatgttttttttttcaggatgaAGGTGGAAGTGGTGTTTAAGAAGGAAttgttgctctgtgtgtgtgcctgcatgtgtgtatattagATACCTGAGGCGTTGGGGTATGTGCGTCAGGCTCTACAGCTGCAGGGTGATGATGTTCACTCGCTGCACCTCCTGGCTCTGCTTCTTTCCGCTCAGAAGCACTACCACGATGCCCTCAACATCATCGAGATGGCCCTCAGCGAGTACCCCGAGAACTTcatgtgagggagagagagagagacacacacatacacacacatacacacacatacacacacatacacacacatacacacacatacacacacacacacacatacacacacatgtgacaGATGCTGCATAAATGTTCTCTTTAACACAAATACACCTGTCTTATTCCATTCATACATCTGCAGGTAAAGGCTGTGAGGGACATTAGAGGGCAGAGCAGAGATTAAACATGTCTTGGGTTTCTAGGTTGacatattttctctctctctcactctgtattCAGGTTGCTCTTTACTAAGGTGAAGTTGGAGACATTGTGTCGTGGCCCAGAAGAAGCTCTGCTTACCTGTAAACACATGCTCCAAATCTGGAAGTCCTGCTACAACCTTACTAACCCCAGgtttgtaacacacacacacacacacacacacacacacacacacacacacacacacacacacaaggaaagtTACTAAATATGCATGAACTCTACTGTTataatgtacagtggaacctcggattacgagcttaattcgttccggaagtgggctcgtattccaaaacactcataaaccaaattaaattttcccataggaaataatggaaacttaaattattcgttctacaggccaaaaaaataaatacataaatataattaatacaaaatataaagtaaaactaaaacaaattaacctgtactttaccttaaaaaaaagcaaaattaaaccccaacagataagggttttcgtttgtgcacgcagggtgtatgtgtgtaaaatgtgcacgcgcgcgcgcgcacacacacacacacacacacacacacacacacagcgcgtgtgtgtattcacccagcaggagagacgattacctacaattctgctgcaagaaagagaaaaaccgttggctcacttgtgatgacgtgacgctcgttgttaaaacaagaagcgcatgcgtgaaacatgatactcggtgctcgttaactaagacaatgctcgtttttcaagtaaaaaattattaaaaattgttgctcgtcttgcaaaacactcgtaaaccatgttactcgtaatccgaggttccactgtatatttaaattgtttatggGATGATGGCGTGTTTAGACGACTAGAGTtatattctgtgtgtgtttacgtgtgtaTCTATGGACAGTGATTCAGGACGAGGCAGCAGTCTTCTGGACAGGGCTGTGGCTGATCGGAGGCAACTTAATGCTGTCACACTGCCAGATTTTAGTGACCCAGAGACAGGcaagttaacacacacacacacacacacacacacacacacacaacagtttaTGCATCATAGTTTATTTTTCAGGTGCTTTACTCTTTGATCTGTAGCGTGAGTCTctttgtgctctctctctctctgagtgttTATTGTTAGGTCAGGTATTCTCTCTTACTTCTGgggcatttattttctgtaatgtatgtgtttattctagcctctgcttcctcttcttctctgtTACATCCTTCATCTCcatcttctcctttttttcctctctcatcCCTCTATTCTGCCTGTTCTTTGCCCCGGAGTGACCCAGTTGGCCATGTTTTCTGTGACCACTTTCCTCGCCGACGCCTCTCCTCTGCTAGTAacacattctgtgtgtgtgtgtgtgtgtttgtgcgtgtgttaACTCACTTTGTTAATGATTCTTTGCAGTGTGGAGAAAGTTTGCATTTTGATTAAAATTGAATCACAGCCTTAGATTTACTCTCCTCTAAGTAACTCCCCGTGTGAGTAATGTAACCATGCTAGCTTTGCTTCATTTTGTTAACTGCACTGATTCATTGTTTCTCAGTTGAGCTTGTTGTGTCTGAAATGTTcttaatttatttctaaaacCCTTCTGAGAAATGCTTTAGGCAATGCCTTAACATGCTGCTGATTTTACTCCAGTGCAGTGAGATACAGTAATACATTTGacaaacatgtaaattaaatcCTGACAATTTGAACACACTCCATGTTTGAGTGATATAAACTCTTCCAACTAATTTATTGCACCATAATCCTTTGCCTAAATTCCTGACAGTCAAACAAgtgattttaaaagtttaattctTCACTCACTTTAGTCTGTTTGCTTAACAATTGGTCTGCTTCACATAAAATACTGTGAATGAATTGTTTGAAACTCAGTCTTCATTCtgtattcgtgtgtgtgtgtgtcaggctcAGTGCATGCACCGTCAGTAGCAGCATCACGGGTGGAGCAGGCTTTGTCAGAAGCTTCCTCTCTGCAAAGCAGCACTCCCAAACATGGACCCCTGCACCCCTGGATGACCCTCGCTCAGATCTGGCTACATGCAGGTACACACATGCTGATTGCTTCCAAAACTGCAGCCTGTGTAGCATGTTCTCATGCGGTCTGCCTTAAcggaacacacagtgcatcgcTGTTTTGGTGGGCGGGGGTTACGacctaataaataataatttattaggCGGATGCTCATACTGCTATGTCTGATCGGtttacacacacccactcacaatGTGGAATGGGTGTGTTAAACTGTCAGCCGACATAATATTTTGGCCATCCAAGTATCATCATACAATGTTTATGTGAATGTTAAGCACATCCCAGAGCCAATGAACATGAAGGTTACTAGTCTACCAGACATGgtaatggtttgtttggtgtgtgtttgtgtgtagcgGAGGTGTATATCGGGATGATGAAGCCGGCGGAGGCAATGGCATGCACTCAGGAGGCAGCAAGTTTGTTCCCAACATCCCATAATGTCCTGTTCATGAAGGGCCAAGTGGCTGAGCTCAGAGGAAATCTAGAGGATGCTAAGCGCTGCTATGAGGAGGCACTGGCTATAAGCCCCGCCCACATCCGCAGTATGCAGAGACTGGTAAGATATcagtgttctgattggctgttgtaACACTTCGAGCTTCATCACCCCCGTAGGCAGTGACACCGATTCTGATAAATaaacatgtgtgtgcatgtgtacaggGCGTGATCCTGTACCAGCTGCAAAGGTTCTCGTTGGCGGAAAAGGTTCTGTGTGAAGCCGTACAGCTGTGTTCCTCGTCTCATGCAGGCTGGCACAGTCTCGCTGAAGTGCTGCAGGCGCAGGGCAACATGGCCGCTGCCTCTGAGTGCTTCCTTACTGCACTGCAGCTGGAGGCCAGCAATCCCATTATGCCTTTCACCATCCTGCCTCGAGCACTCTGATGAGTccacaaacaaatacacacataccaCTGTACAGTGTTACACCTCTCTATGTACTGAAGCTTCTGAAGTGTACTGTGTTCATTTGAAGTGCTGTTCTGTATTAACCTTACgcgtgtatatatacacacacacacacacactattaccAATCTGTAATGCACGTGCGAGGCGctgttaatgttaaatatttatgtatgtaaatatgaaatatatatatatatataaaataaatatataaacatgcaGATCCTGGATATTATTTTGATAGATGGGTCCAAATATTAATAAACTTCCACATCATATCAATAAGATGTTACtgcaaacatttacattatatagtttctctctctctgtaataaTGCTTGATCTTGCTCAGACCAACAAACACACTATGTCTAAAGTTAGAGCTGACAAAGACAGCTGTCCTAACAGCCTTTAGGACAGAACATTTCTTCCCTACTTAGGAAGTCTCCTGAAGAAAGTGTGATGTACTGATTCCGGTGCTATTCAGTAGCACAAACATTACTGAATTTATGAGCAAATCATTCATCATTTGATTAAGTGAGCGCAAATGATGCTGGTGAACAAAGAAGAAACTACTGTTTAAATGttgtaaaaagaattttttaattcaggtgttcatttattttaatcacatCTGTCTGTTGTTAATTATAACGTTGAATTATTTGTccttaatgaaagaaaaaattagGGGACTTAATGTAGTACCagaaatcatgtaaaaaaagtgATCAAACAATCAATATATAAAGCAATAAACCATTATTTGaacagtaaacattccttaTGGTACAACTTTTAAGTGATGCTCCAGTTCTTTTGTCAGATAAAAATCACAcatgatgttaatgtttgatAGGTTTCATTATTAACAAAATTACAATACAACACAATGCATACATTAGACTTAAAATCAAGCATTCAAGACTAAAGCTGGCTTGCGTAGGACTCCAAGATTATTGTAGATTACTGCAGATTGTATATTTTACTTcgataaagaactgaaaatggaATCAACtgtcattaaatatttatttgtttgtttttagatatAAAGCTAAACCTGTGCAAATCATTTCCCcagttttactgttttattttcaatttccaAGGTGTCCTGCCTATTTAACATCACAGTTCAGTGTTTTGTCCAAAGTGCAACGTTAAACCCTAATAACATAAAGAAAGTGGGGAGTTCCCTCATCACTGCTGAGTGCAGGGCCCCGCCTGCTCCAGGTTCGCTGCTGTCCTCTTGTTCTTCTGTGTTATCTCCACCTGCAGAACACAAGTGAGACATACAGGATACATCATagatacatttaacatttgGCCCATAAGATTaacagtggttaaggcattgcactacgtttcggaagatcccaggttcaaaccccacaaccaccaagttgtccctgttgggcccttgagcaaggcccttaaccctcaactgctcagatgtgatgagattttaaaaaatgtaagtcgctctggataagagcatctgccaaatgcctaaatgtaaattaataaatgtgttcAATGACTATTTGGAAATGAATTCCAATGCTTTGCTGTTGTATATCAACGTTTATCTGAACATAATGGTTGACTGGTTTTAAGATTaacaagatttttatttaaataacaggTCATATATCACATTGACACTCAAAaggtgattttttaaaaacagcatatTCAATTAACTAAAAGATTATGTTCCAACATTTACTAATGACTTCCTGTTGATTCAGTTTGAGCTGAACACAACCTTGTggcttacatccatgaacactttTTGGTTTAgccattaaaaatgtataactcTGGGATTTTGTGTCCATTGCTTATGGGCTCACCCTTATCCTATTAGGACATTCTTTCTACTTTCACATGTAGAGTTGATATACACTGTGATTTGACATCACCAGGTGTTTATTCTTCACTAATCTCAGCTAACAGAGGATCACCTCCATACAGCTCCTGAAGCACTCCTGTGAAGACGTGCTGTTTTCACCACACATCTGATGAGCTGTAATGGGAGCAGATGTTTGTGGGGACAACTCCAGCCACCATAATGACATATTTGGATTGCAGAAGAAAAACGGCTGTGGCAGCTGAGACAGCGGGTTGCTGGAGGGTGACTGTCCGTCTTTCATTGTCTGTCAAACGGCTGATGATCTTCAGCAGGAAGTGATTTGTTCCCAAAAGGCACATCACTCAAACATAGTGAGTACACTCTAAACCAATCTACAGAGACATTGTCTGGTTTGTGCTGCAGTAAGTTAGGTTTAGTTTAgatcagttacacacacacagatcgtTACTGCTGTTTTTTCAAAGGGCAGCTTTATAAGAAGAATTTTTCAGAGCAGTATTTAGATTTAGATACTGCTCTGCATAATTCTTCTTATCTCTTCTTTACAGGAGGGCTTCTGTGTGGAGATGATCCTACAGTATGTTAGCCGAGATTAGTGCAGGATGAACACATGGTGATGTCAAATCACTGTGTATATCAACTCTACATGTCAAAGTACGTAAAAAGAATTTCTATAGGTGACCCTATAAAAGCAATGGACACATAAAAAAAGAGTGGAgtcataaaaaattagtttaagATGTtgtgacacacacgcacatgtacATGAACAACTGCACACACGTACGTGACTAAAGTACCTGGTAGGAGTAGTGTGCTTTGTAAGTGACCCACTTCCTCAGCTCGGCCCTGTCTTGGACAGACAGAGAGCGGACGGTGGTCTTTGAGGCTGAAGCAGCAGGCATGTCGAACTCCACCTCCAACAAGCTCTGGAAGTTGTGTGGAACCTCACGGTCAGATCCAAGCTCCAAACGGCAGAAAAAGGTGTGAGGGTGACCCAGTGCTGGTGAATGATGGCACACGTACCAAAATTATTGTAGTTAAATTTAATGTCCTGGCTAATGTTTCccaatttttttaataggaataaaatatataactaacataacaaaaaaaaattacacacagaACTAACTAATTACAGACAAAAGCCACAATGTGTTAACTTCTCAGTCATAAACACAGAGAAAAGCTGAAGATTCCTTtcataaatactaaataaacaGCGCTCTACAATAAATTTCATTAtatcatcaataaaaaaaatttattctgtAATGCAAAGTGCCTATTGTACAAGTCCCTGTAAATATGATTtttctatagaaacaataaaactATAGACAATTAAGCTTGTGACCAAGCAGATGGATAGAAACCATCTTGACGTGCGTTTTTCACAATTGTTGCTTATCTATAATCTCTAATTACAAATGGTTAAATATCACCATGCAATCCATGCACCGTTTTCCATGCTCTGATTCAGCTCATAATATAATAATCGAGTGAGTAAAGAGCAGAGTCAGGGTTTTTAGCACAGGACAAACTGAAAGGTGTGCCTGGTAATGTTCCTATAAAACAGGGACTGAGACTTGTGGTAGAAAAAGACTGCAAGAGTTCCATGTTGCAGCATGACGTTATGATCCTGAGCCAACTTTCCAGACAC
This genomic stretch from Clarias gariepinus isolate MV-2021 ecotype Netherlands chromosome 13, CGAR_prim_01v2, whole genome shotgun sequence harbors:
- the ttc7b gene encoding tetratricopeptide repeat protein 7B isoform X2; translation: MTARKSGSRIETEIERCRSEGQWDKIPELVRQLSAKLISIDDVGEMLLGEMKLQQYLKENTLKQNFSPRTARPQLPEARAHLTNALQRGNLRPELQQEANVLMGKLCYVEGDCTEALNYFSQVNLDDMQLSSAPIYRLAMIAEAYATKGLCLEKVSTSTSSTEQDQEIITCYEKSGDIALLYLQEAEKALSAGMQNRSPKPGPISQEQELGFFLETGLQRAHVIHFKNGNLTHGVGRFREILRAVETRTTQNLRMTIARQLAEILLRGMCEQSYWSPLEDPPAQSPLDEPQCTNTHSEYTLPRRARIYTGENLFCPQENTEEALLLLLISESMANRDAVLSRIPEHSADRVLSLQSASVVYDLLTIALGRRGQYEMLSECLERAMKFAFEEFHLWYQLALSLMAAGKSARAVKVLKECMRLKPDDATIPLLAVKLCIGNLHWLDEGECFAQMVVDMQDKAAEFKAKGYLALGLVYSLKATDASLRSVQEEYQKKALGAFQRAQSLAPTDHLAVFYLALQLAVSRQIPEALGYVRQALQLQGDDVHSLHLLALLLSAQKHYHDALNIIEMALSEYPENFMLLFTKVKLETLCRGPEEALLTCKHMLQIWKSCYNLTNPSDSGRGSSLLDRAVADRRQLNAVTLPDFSDPETASASSSSLLHPSSPSSPFFPLSSLYSACSLPRSDPVGHVFCDHFPRRRLSSASSVHAPSVAASRVEQALSEASSLQSSTPKHGPLHPWMTLAQIWLHAAEVYIGMMKPAEAMACTQEAASLFPTSHNVLFMKGQVAELRGNLEDAKRCYEEALAISPAHIRSMQRLGVILYQLQRFSLAEKVLCEAVQLCSSSHAGWHSLAEVLQAQGNMAAASECFLTALQLEASNPIMPFTILPRAL
- the ttc7b gene encoding tetratricopeptide repeat protein 7B isoform X1; its protein translation is MTARKSGSRIETEIERCRSEGQWDKIPELVRQLSAKLISIDDVGEMLLGEMKLQQYLKENTLKQNFSPRTARPQLPEARAHLTNALQRGNLRPELQQEANVLMGKLCYVEGDCTEALNYFSQVNLDDMQLSSAPIYRLAMIAEAYATKGLCLEKVSTSTSSTEQDQEIITCYEKSGDIALLYLQEAEKALSAGMQNRSPKPGPISQEQELGFFLETGLQRAHVIHFKNGNLTHGVGRFREILRAVETRTTQNLRMTIARQLAEILLRGMCEQSYWSPLEDPPAQSPLDEPQCTNTHSEYTLPRRARIYTGENLFCPQENTEEALLLLLISESMANRDAVLSRIPEHSADRVLSLQSASVVYDLLTIALGRRGQYEMLSECLERAMKFAFEEFHLWYQLALSLMAAGKSARAVKVLKECMRLKPDDATIPLLAVKLCIGNLHWLDEGECFAQMVVDMQDKAAEFKAKGYLALGLVYSLKATDASLRSVQEEYQKKALGAFQRAQSLAPTDHLAVFYLALQLAVSRQIPEALGYVRQALQLQGDDVHSLHLLALLLSAQKHYHDALNIIEMALSEYPENFMLLFTKVKLETLCRGPEEALLTCKHMLQIWKSCYNLTNPSDSGRGSSLLDRAVADRRQLNAVTLPDFSDPETGSVHAPSVAASRVEQALSEASSLQSSTPKHGPLHPWMTLAQIWLHAAEVYIGMMKPAEAMACTQEAASLFPTSHNVLFMKGQVAELRGNLEDAKRCYEEALAISPAHIRSMQRLGVILYQLQRFSLAEKVLCEAVQLCSSSHAGWHSLAEVLQAQGNMAAASECFLTALQLEASNPIMPFTILPRAL